A window of the Dyadobacter pollutisoli genome harbors these coding sequences:
- a CDS encoding SAM-dependent methyltransferase, with protein MLVKTRPLKKETPAMPKPGFYQQMVYKQLSKMTLGTLQMILPGGHNISFGNGEGALQAMIRVNDTDLFRKIVLYGDIGFGEAYVDGLWDTDNITDVIAWVLLNVENAPGVSGSSSQTFSLNVLRAFNKLLQNKRANTLSGSRKNISEHYDLNNDFFATFLDETMTYSSAIFNRDDISLEEAQVEKYDRLCRKLNLKHTDHVLEIGSGWGGNAIHMAQNYGCKVTSLTLSVEQQKFATQRITEAGLSERVKVLVKDYREVQGKFDKIVSIEMLEAVGHQYLKSYFRRCNDLLKKDGILAIQVIICPDSRYHSLRNGVDWIQKHIFPGSLLPSIGIINQAVNCTGDLTMIDMKEIGLHYAQTLKLWLDRFNENLDQVKNLGFDHEFIRKWTYYLCYCEAAFRMRNISVIQMVYSRPNNIGI; from the coding sequence ATGCTAGTAAAAACCCGCCCATTGAAGAAAGAAACGCCAGCTATGCCCAAGCCAGGCTTTTATCAGCAGATGGTTTATAAGCAACTGAGTAAAATGACATTGGGCACACTGCAAATGATCTTGCCCGGAGGCCATAACATCTCATTTGGCAACGGTGAAGGCGCATTGCAGGCAATGATCCGGGTCAATGATACCGATCTGTTCAGAAAAATAGTGCTGTATGGCGACATCGGATTCGGAGAGGCATATGTAGACGGACTTTGGGATACCGATAACATTACCGATGTGATAGCCTGGGTACTTCTGAATGTAGAAAATGCGCCGGGTGTCTCGGGAAGCAGCTCACAAACGTTCTCATTGAATGTGCTGCGGGCTTTTAATAAATTATTACAAAACAAAAGGGCGAACACACTATCCGGATCGCGCAAGAACATTTCGGAGCATTACGACCTCAACAATGATTTCTTTGCTACGTTCCTGGACGAAACGATGACCTATTCCAGTGCGATTTTTAATCGGGACGATATTAGTCTCGAAGAAGCGCAGGTTGAAAAATATGACCGCCTGTGCCGGAAACTGAATCTCAAACATACGGACCATGTGCTGGAAATTGGCAGTGGCTGGGGCGGGAATGCGATCCATATGGCTCAAAACTACGGCTGCAAAGTTACCTCGCTGACATTATCGGTGGAACAGCAAAAATTTGCGACCCAACGTATAACCGAAGCCGGTTTGTCGGAACGGGTAAAAGTACTGGTGAAAGATTACCGGGAAGTGCAAGGGAAATTTGACAAGATCGTATCGATCGAAATGCTGGAAGCGGTGGGCCATCAGTACCTGAAATCGTATTTCAGGAGATGCAATGACCTGCTAAAAAAAGACGGTATCCTTGCCATTCAGGTGATCATTTGTCCCGACTCCCGCTACCACAGCCTGCGTAATGGTGTCGACTGGATTCAGAAACACATTTTTCCCGGCTCACTTCTGCCCTCTATTGGCATTATAAATCAGGCGGTTAATTGCACGGGTGACCTGACGATGATCGACATGAAAGAGATCGGGTTACATTATGCGCAAACGCTGAAACTATGGCTGGACCGGTTCAATGAAAACCTGGATCAGGTAAAAAACCTGGGTTTTGACCATGAATTTATCCGCAAATGGACCTACTACCTGTGTTATTGCGAAGCCGCATTCAGGATGCGGAATATCAGCGTGATTCAAATGGTTTACAGCAGGCCAAATAACATTGGGATATAA
- a CDS encoding chloride channel protein, whose protein sequence is MNKSSVKKFYSFLKFRRNFTRYSLNKARSYEIVLFWLKNILTRSQFLILSGILVGTTCGMAGVLLKSLVHYIHYVITYKVHFEEQILFYVLFPFLGILITTLVVIFIFKGQDKKGIPVILYEIAQNSSVVSSVKMYSQIVQSAITVGLGGSAGLESPIAVTGAAIGSNFAQTYKLDYRERTLLLAAGATAGIASAFNAPIAGMMFAFEILLTGVVFSDFIPLVVSAVCGSLISKVLLKEAVLFQFKTRNPFDYHNIHYYLVLGILCGLYARYFVLIAKYVDQLFHHIKVTRIQKAMLGGAILSVLCVLYPPLFGEGYDTIKAITNGQIHSVIENSFFGFIGYREWVVLVFVIVICLLKAFSASITIFSGGNGGNFAPSLFAGGSLGYAFALLCVQAGVTDVPVNNLVIVGMAGVMSGVLYAPLTAIFLIAESTSGYDLFIPLMLVSVISFLMAKWFSPISPDLQKLAREGKIFTREHDRNLLSLLQILDLIDKDIQTIRTGASREELAELVRTGKRNMIAVVDEHKRLAGTISMDDIRPLLFNPEVYDLLKVSTLMKVPSVVISDFDSVVSVVKKFDETGAWTLPVVKVSGEFVGFISKSGVLQSYRQLLRAHSG, encoded by the coding sequence GTGAATAAAAGCAGTGTCAAGAAATTTTACAGTTTTTTAAAATTCAGGAGGAACTTCACGAGATATAGCCTCAACAAGGCCAGGAGCTACGAAATCGTTTTGTTTTGGCTCAAAAACATCCTCACGAGATCCCAGTTTCTGATTCTCTCAGGTATCCTTGTGGGTACGACCTGCGGTATGGCGGGGGTGCTGCTGAAATCTCTGGTGCACTACATTCACTACGTTATTACTTACAAAGTACATTTTGAAGAGCAGATACTATTCTACGTTCTGTTCCCTTTTTTGGGCATTTTGATTACCACATTAGTTGTTATTTTCATCTTCAAAGGCCAGGATAAAAAAGGCATCCCGGTCATTTTGTATGAAATCGCACAGAATTCCAGTGTGGTATCATCCGTTAAAATGTACTCGCAGATTGTCCAGAGTGCCATCACTGTGGGGCTGGGAGGGTCCGCAGGGCTGGAAAGCCCCATTGCAGTAACTGGGGCGGCTATCGGGTCTAATTTCGCTCAAACTTACAAGCTCGATTATCGTGAGCGTACATTGCTTTTGGCCGCAGGTGCCACAGCCGGAATAGCGTCTGCATTCAATGCGCCTATTGCCGGAATGATGTTCGCATTTGAAATTTTATTGACCGGAGTCGTTTTCTCTGACTTTATCCCGCTTGTCGTATCGGCGGTTTGCGGGAGTCTTATTTCAAAAGTGTTGCTAAAAGAAGCAGTTCTTTTTCAGTTCAAAACCCGAAATCCTTTCGACTATCACAACATTCATTACTATCTGGTGCTGGGTATTCTGTGCGGCTTATACGCCCGGTATTTTGTGCTGATCGCAAAGTATGTAGATCAGCTTTTTCATCATATCAAGGTCACACGGATACAGAAGGCAATGCTGGGCGGAGCGATCCTGTCGGTGCTCTGCGTGTTGTACCCACCGCTATTTGGTGAAGGTTACGACACGATCAAAGCCATTACAAACGGACAAATTCATAGTGTCATTGAAAATAGCTTTTTCGGCTTTATTGGCTACCGCGAATGGGTGGTATTGGTGTTTGTAATAGTGATCTGTTTGCTCAAAGCATTCTCGGCTTCCATCACCATTTTTAGTGGTGGCAACGGCGGAAATTTCGCACCGTCTCTTTTTGCAGGCGGTTCGCTCGGGTATGCGTTTGCGCTGCTCTGCGTGCAGGCCGGTGTCACCGATGTGCCGGTCAACAACCTTGTGATAGTAGGAATGGCCGGCGTCATGAGCGGCGTTTTGTATGCGCCGCTCACCGCGATTTTTCTGATTGCCGAATCCACGTCCGGGTATGATTTATTCATTCCGTTAATGCTCGTTTCAGTCATATCATTTTTAATGGCCAAATGGTTTTCACCCATTTCACCGGACCTGCAAAAGCTGGCCAGAGAGGGCAAGATCTTTACACGGGAACACGACCGGAATCTGCTTTCGCTACTTCAAATACTGGATCTGATCGACAAGGATATTCAGACGATCCGCACCGGCGCCAGCAGGGAGGAACTGGCGGAACTGGTACGTACCGGCAAGCGAAATATGATCGCTGTTGTGGATGAACACAAGCGGCTGGCAGGGACGATTTCGATGGATGATATTCGTCCGCTTTTGTTCAATCCGGAGGTGTACGATCTATTAAAAGTAAGCACGCTGATGAAGGTACCGTCCGTCGTAATAAGCGACTTTGACAGCGTGGTGAGCGTGGTCAAAAAGTTCGATGAAACCGGTGCGTGGACTTTGCCCGTGGTCAAGGTTTCTGGCGAGTTTGTTGGCTTCATTTCCAAATCCGGCGTGTTGCAAAGCTACCGCCAATTGCTCCGTGCGCACTCCGGGTAA
- a CDS encoding NAD(P)/FAD-dependent oxidoreductase gives MLKTAIIGTGIAGMGCGHFLNDLDDLTYYEQNDYVGGHTNTVTVDEEGSPVHIDTGFMVFNFQTYPNLCKLFEKIKAPIQKTDMSFSVQHKPSGLEYSGSSLNHLFAQRKNLFNVSYIKMLAQISRFNKESVKILDDPKYAHYSVGRYITEFGYSSDMLWKYLVPMSSAVWSTPMKEMLDFPAVTLIRFFKNHGFLGLDTQHQWYTLNKGSQSYREILIEPFRSKIHVNRKAIQVTRENGKVVIQASDGSRETFDRVIIASHGDQALAMLAEPTPVEQRLLSNFKYQYNKAVLHTDEGTMPKTKLAWSSWNYRIKEEDGEQKPSTVYWMNRLQDVSKRKNYFVSINPHEDLDPSKILKEIDYDHPLFDVPAIKAQEELDMLNTGGPVYFCGSYFKYGFHEDAFASAVKLCSHLLGQNVL, from the coding sequence ATGCTTAAAACAGCCATCATTGGAACCGGAATTGCCGGAATGGGATGCGGACATTTCTTGAATGATCTGGACGATCTGACGTACTATGAGCAAAATGACTACGTTGGCGGCCATACCAACACCGTTACAGTTGACGAGGAAGGCAGCCCGGTACACATTGACACCGGTTTTATGGTCTTCAATTTCCAGACTTACCCTAACCTCTGCAAGCTGTTTGAAAAGATCAAAGCCCCGATCCAAAAAACCGATATGTCTTTCAGCGTACAGCATAAGCCGAGCGGGCTGGAATACAGCGGCAGTAGCCTGAACCATTTGTTTGCGCAGAGAAAAAACCTGTTCAATGTCAGCTATATCAAAATGCTGGCCCAGATTTCCCGCTTCAATAAAGAAAGTGTAAAAATCCTGGACGATCCCAAATATGCCCATTACTCCGTTGGAAGGTACATTACCGAATTTGGATACAGTTCCGATATGCTCTGGAAATACCTCGTGCCGATGAGCTCGGCGGTATGGTCAACGCCTATGAAAGAAATGCTTGACTTTCCGGCTGTAACATTGATTCGTTTCTTCAAAAACCACGGTTTCCTCGGTCTGGATACCCAGCATCAGTGGTACACATTGAACAAAGGAAGCCAATCTTATCGCGAAATACTGATCGAGCCGTTTCGAAGCAAAATCCATGTTAACCGCAAAGCTATACAGGTGACCCGCGAAAATGGTAAAGTCGTGATTCAGGCTTCTGATGGCAGCCGCGAGACTTTTGACAGGGTCATCATCGCCAGTCACGGCGATCAGGCGCTGGCCATGTTAGCAGAGCCTACTCCCGTGGAACAGCGGCTCCTATCGAACTTTAAATACCAATATAATAAGGCCGTGCTGCACACCGATGAAGGTACCATGCCCAAAACCAAGCTGGCGTGGAGTAGCTGGAACTATCGGATCAAGGAAGAAGATGGCGAACAAAAGCCGAGCACAGTTTACTGGATGAACCGCCTGCAGGACGTTTCCAAACGGAAGAATTATTTCGTCTCTATTAACCCCCACGAAGACCTTGATCCCAGTAAAATCCTAAAAGAAATTGACTACGACCACCCTTTGTTCGATGTTCCTGCAATAAAAGCGCAGGAGGAACTCGATATGTTGAATACAGGCGGACCAGTCTATTTCTGTGGGAGTTATTTCAAATATGGCTTTCATGAAGATGCATTTGCCAGTGCTGTAAAACTCTGCTCCCATTTATTGGGGCAAAATGTTCTTTGA
- a CDS encoding MarR family winged helix-turn-helix transcriptional regulator has product MSTISPFLKLFLNLTMIQALTAKRFDSRLSSHGISLNEFMILFHLAEAPDEKLRRTDLAEKIGLTASGITRMLTPLEKLGMVKREANSRDARVSYVKLANSGKKILTESIATAEATTEQILAAVKSKKLEELSQMLIELGGTIV; this is encoded by the coding sequence ATGTCAACCATATCTCCATTCCTGAAACTCTTTTTGAACCTTACGATGATTCAGGCGTTAACGGCCAAACGTTTTGATTCCAGGCTGAGCAGCCACGGTATCAGCCTCAATGAATTCATGATTTTGTTTCATCTCGCGGAGGCTCCTGACGAAAAATTACGTCGTACCGATCTCGCCGAAAAGATTGGATTAACGGCCTCCGGTATCACCAGAATGCTCACACCCCTGGAAAAATTGGGTATGGTAAAAAGAGAGGCGAACAGTCGGGACGCCCGCGTTTCTTACGTGAAACTGGCCAACTCCGGGAAGAAGATTTTAACAGAATCAATTGCCACAGCGGAGGCTACCACCGAGCAGATACTGGCAGCAGTGAAGTCTAAAAAGCTGGAAGAGCTCTCACAAATGCTCATAGAACTGGGCGGGACAATTGTGTAG
- a CDS encoding alpha/beta hydrolase: MLRLILPVALFLISLLTIFPAPAYPLWLLAIIVDEFPWIPILVTFICLLTLKNVQYPLVSNLLLLGALLLFISPIIRAKMIANDLAKNVSANFGQADHWLRASTQSFSIAKIFNSVRNIDYITLPYKYNKMTPLSMAFYPSALGGKRPCVIVVHGGSWKSGDNTQLPELNSILSREGYHVAAINYRLAPDSQSPAPVQDVKDAIAFLKNNAEKWHIDTNRFVLLGRSAGAQIALLAAYTLNEPCIKGVIDFYGPADMVWGYSIPSNPLIMDSRKVMEDYLGSSYDASPKNYENSSPILFASEKSPPTLLIHGENDVLVAYEHSRRLNLKLQEKGVPHYLLTLPWATHGFDYNINGPGGQLSTYAVSYFLNSVTR; this comes from the coding sequence ATGCTTAGGCTCATCCTCCCGGTTGCCCTCTTTCTGATTTCGCTACTGACGATTTTCCCGGCTCCGGCCTACCCGCTGTGGCTACTGGCGATTATTGTCGATGAATTTCCGTGGATACCGATATTGGTCACATTCATTTGTCTGCTGACTCTAAAAAACGTCCAGTACCCTTTGGTGTCCAATCTCCTGCTGTTGGGCGCGTTGCTACTGTTCATTTCTCCAATAATACGGGCAAAAATGATTGCGAATGACCTGGCTAAAAACGTCTCGGCCAATTTCGGGCAAGCCGACCATTGGTTACGGGCCAGTACACAGTCATTTTCAATAGCTAAAATATTTAACAGTGTAAGAAACATCGATTACATTACATTACCCTATAAATACAACAAAATGACTCCGCTTTCAATGGCCTTCTACCCGTCGGCTCTCGGTGGCAAAAGACCTTGTGTAATAGTGGTTCACGGCGGATCCTGGAAGAGCGGGGACAATACCCAGCTGCCTGAATTGAACAGTATTTTGTCCAGGGAAGGCTACCATGTGGCAGCGATCAATTACCGGCTCGCCCCCGACAGCCAGAGTCCGGCACCAGTCCAGGATGTGAAGGACGCGATCGCCTTTTTGAAAAATAATGCAGAAAAATGGCACATTGATACAAACCGTTTCGTCCTGCTGGGCCGGTCGGCGGGTGCACAAATTGCGTTACTGGCCGCATACACATTGAATGAGCCGTGCATTAAAGGTGTGATTGACTTCTATGGCCCGGCAGATATGGTATGGGGATATTCGATCCCTTCCAACCCGCTGATCATGGACTCACGGAAAGTGATGGAGGACTACCTGGGAAGCTCGTACGATGCTAGTCCGAAAAATTACGAAAACAGCTCTCCTATCCTTTTTGCTTCTGAAAAATCGCCACCAACGCTGCTCATTCACGGTGAAAACGATGTCCTGGTCGCATATGAACACAGCCGGAGGCTTAATTTAAAATTACAAGAGAAAGGCGTCCCGCATTACCTGCTCACGCTTCCCTGGGCGACACACGGTTTTGATTACAACATCAATGGCCCTGGCGGCCAGCTTTCCACTTATGCGGTTTCCTATTTTTTAAATTCAGTAACCAGATAA
- a CDS encoding DUF1365 domain-containing protein, translating to MKGSQFNSCLYKAAVMHKRLSPKEHYFTYNVFMFYLDLDELDILNKRLWFMSRNRFNLFNFRDRDHLQLPRENPDRNKNIRQHLADYLSANGITIGTGRIMVLTNLCTLGYQFNPVSFYYCYDENENPVCSVVEVCNTFREMKPYFLDMKTYSNDRFELHTAKEFYVSPFMELDTHFHFKLNIPQGNLRIKINDYDPEGKLIFVSSLTGKRKPLNDSNMLLFFFSFPLITIKIITMIHWQAFLLWARKIKFIRKADNLILQKEVFRPYES from the coding sequence ATGAAAGGTTCGCAATTTAATTCATGCTTATACAAAGCTGCGGTAATGCACAAGAGGCTCAGTCCGAAAGAACATTACTTCACGTACAATGTATTCATGTTTTATCTGGACCTTGATGAGCTGGATATCCTTAACAAGAGGTTGTGGTTCATGAGCCGTAACAGGTTCAATCTCTTCAACTTTCGGGACCGGGACCATTTACAGCTTCCTCGCGAAAATCCTGATCGGAACAAAAATATCAGGCAGCATCTGGCGGACTATTTAAGCGCAAACGGCATCACCATTGGAACAGGAAGGATCATGGTACTGACCAACCTCTGCACGCTGGGCTATCAGTTCAACCCGGTTTCGTTTTACTATTGTTATGATGAAAACGAAAATCCGGTTTGTTCGGTCGTGGAGGTCTGTAACACGTTCCGGGAGATGAAGCCTTATTTTCTGGATATGAAAACGTACAGCAATGACCGTTTTGAGCTTCATACTGCCAAGGAATTTTATGTATCGCCATTTATGGAACTCGACACACACTTTCATTTTAAACTCAATATTCCACAGGGCAACCTCAGGATCAAGATCAATGATTACGATCCTGAGGGGAAACTGATCTTTGTAAGCTCTCTCACAGGAAAACGTAAGCCGCTGAATGATAGCAATATGCTGCTATTTTTCTTCTCGTTTCCTCTGATCACCATCAAAATCATCACCATGATCCACTGGCAGGCATTCCTGCTGTGGGCACGAAAAATAAAGTTTATCAGGAAAGCGGATAATCTGATCTTACAGAAAGAGGTTTTCAGACCTTATGAATCTTAA
- a CDS encoding DUF1475 family protein: MVTTLKITFTIILIWMCYVVVTTSLTSSLFKEWDFLGSIPWMRATLWDFYANVFVIYLWIWYKEPSILLKIVWLIAMVCLGSIASCVYILIELFKLKPGEGIQDLLIKQHD, translated from the coding sequence ATGGTCACTACCCTCAAAATTACCTTTACTATCATTCTGATCTGGATGTGCTATGTGGTTGTCACGACCAGTCTTACAAGTAGCCTGTTTAAAGAATGGGATTTCCTCGGTTCCATACCCTGGATGCGGGCTACACTGTGGGATTTTTATGCCAATGTCTTCGTCATTTATTTATGGATCTGGTACAAAGAACCGAGTATCCTTCTTAAAATCGTGTGGCTTATCGCCATGGTTTGTCTCGGAAGTATAGCCAGCTGCGTTTACATTCTGATTGAGCTTTTTAAGCTGAAACCAGGAGAAGGAATTCAGGATTTACTGATCAAACAGCATGATTAA
- a CDS encoding chemotaxis protein CheB, protein MKTADDEPLSLVLIGGSSGSFSIFEEILKLLTRPLSFALVFILHRGKSSSSSLPELFKTKTRVYMKEPYHLDPIRTNSIYFAFPDYHLLIGPDRRFYYDVSEKDFFSRPSIDATFMSAAVSGIPVKAAMLFSGSSADGASGMKALAQKGYPTYVQNPDFAESPRMPREAIQQSDQHKVLNENNLYQEITNILY, encoded by the coding sequence ATGAAAACGGCAGATGACGAACCGCTCAGTCTTGTTCTTATTGGTGGTTCCTCGGGAAGCTTCTCTATTTTTGAAGAGATACTGAAATTGCTGACAAGGCCGCTGTCGTTTGCGCTGGTATTTATTTTACATAGAGGAAAATCCAGCTCTTCGTCGTTACCGGAGCTATTTAAAACCAAAACCCGCGTGTATATGAAGGAGCCCTATCATTTGGATCCTATCAGGACAAACAGTATTTATTTCGCATTTCCCGATTATCATTTGCTGATCGGGCCGGATCGACGTTTTTACTATGATGTTTCGGAAAAGGATTTTTTTTCCAGGCCATCCATTGACGCAACTTTTATGTCCGCGGCTGTTTCGGGGATCCCTGTCAAAGCTGCGATGCTTTTTTCCGGGTCAAGTGCCGATGGTGCTTCCGGGATGAAGGCACTCGCTCAGAAGGGCTATCCGACTTATGTTCAGAATCCCGATTTCGCTGAATCACCGAGAATGCCGCGGGAAGCCATTCAGCAAAGCGACCAACATAAGGTTTTGAACGAAAATAACCTGTATCAAGAAATCACGAATATACTTTACTAG
- a CDS encoding response regulator — MENTKILLLDDREENLISLKAILNRGDIEIYATTSPNEALRIVWENDIAVALVDVQMPGMDGFEFAETLLSNPKTKEILIVFVTAISKETTYAVKGLKTGAIDYLYKPLDPYITNAKVDSLIRLARSQKEIRDKNKLLENYATIILNSPDIIATVEPETGNVISINPSVETILGLAPSSLLGVTILDLLVDPVNSSLREVLVKRSYMGGDTIVVEDQFYGRLRQPVWLELRIMYKNRLLFVNLHDVEKRKAHEKALIYAQSQAEKARKVKEAFLANMSHEIRTPLNGIIGLGNILAATELDESQKDLISMLRQSSGSLLNILNDILDISKIDEGKFSIIPTSTDLRLLGKGIIDLMKFKAEEKKLNLQLVVADSVPESVKADGMRINQILLNLVGNALKFTQAGNVFLKIERLSEVSAGHKIKFSVEDTGIGMSEEHLSNIFSEYGQASENTSHQYGGTGLGLTISQKLVRLMASELEVNSKLNEGSQFFFTLVVQDANERVGDAKPPVSFQDLPPFEGKKVLVAEDNPINALLLRKYLKTWLLDATMVMNGREAVDAMKEQSYDLIILDTRMPEMDGFETARYARNQLHIKTPILSLSATVLPEEIDQAIQAGMNDTLSKPFEPEKLHTKIDFLLSRGAANI; from the coding sequence ATGGAAAATACCAAAATTCTTTTGCTGGATGACCGGGAGGAAAATCTAATCTCCCTGAAAGCAATCCTGAACAGAGGAGACATAGAGATTTATGCAACCACATCGCCCAACGAAGCGCTGAGGATTGTGTGGGAGAATGACATTGCAGTGGCTTTGGTAGACGTTCAGATGCCGGGAATGGACGGATTTGAATTTGCTGAAACACTTCTATCGAATCCCAAAACCAAAGAAATACTCATTGTTTTTGTTACAGCTATATCAAAGGAGACGACCTATGCAGTAAAGGGCCTGAAAACTGGCGCGATCGACTACCTCTATAAGCCGCTTGATCCCTACATTACCAATGCCAAAGTTGACTCGCTGATCCGGCTTGCGAGGAGCCAGAAAGAGATCCGGGACAAAAATAAGTTGTTAGAAAACTACGCGACCATTATTCTGAATTCGCCCGATATAATTGCTACGGTTGAACCAGAGACGGGCAATGTTATTTCCATTAATCCGTCTGTTGAAACGATCCTGGGCCTTGCACCTTCCAGCTTGCTGGGCGTAACCATTCTTGATTTGCTGGTCGACCCTGTTAATTCCAGCCTGCGGGAAGTATTGGTCAAAAGGAGCTATATGGGCGGTGATACCATCGTGGTGGAGGACCAGTTTTATGGCAGGCTGCGACAGCCGGTTTGGCTCGAATTGAGGATCATGTATAAAAACAGGCTGCTGTTTGTGAATTTGCATGATGTTGAAAAACGAAAAGCACATGAAAAGGCATTGATATACGCGCAGAGCCAGGCCGAAAAAGCCAGGAAGGTAAAGGAAGCGTTTCTGGCGAATATGAGCCATGAAATCCGAACTCCGTTGAATGGCATTATCGGCTTGGGCAATATCCTGGCAGCTACTGAACTCGATGAATCGCAGAAAGACCTGATCAGTATGCTCAGGCAATCGTCGGGTTCTTTGCTGAACATATTGAATGACATACTCGACATCTCGAAAATAGATGAAGGCAAGTTCTCAATCATTCCAACGTCTACTGACCTCCGGCTTTTGGGTAAAGGAATTATCGACCTGATGAAGTTCAAGGCGGAGGAAAAGAAGCTGAACCTGCAACTTGTTGTTGCCGATTCTGTGCCTGAATCCGTGAAAGCGGACGGTATGCGTATTAATCAGATTCTGTTAAACCTCGTGGGAAATGCATTGAAATTTACCCAAGCCGGGAATGTGTTTCTGAAAATAGAGCGTCTGTCGGAAGTGAGCGCGGGGCACAAGATTAAATTCAGCGTAGAAGATACCGGCATAGGAATGTCAGAAGAGCATCTTTCCAACATCTTTTCAGAGTATGGGCAGGCGTCGGAAAATACTTCGCATCAGTACGGTGGTACGGGTCTTGGGCTTACCATTTCCCAGAAACTCGTGCGCCTGATGGCCAGCGAACTGGAAGTGAACAGCAAGCTTAACGAAGGCAGCCAGTTTTTCTTTACGCTGGTAGTGCAGGATGCCAACGAAAGAGTAGGGGACGCGAAGCCTCCTGTTTCGTTTCAGGACCTTCCGCCATTTGAGGGTAAAAAGGTATTGGTGGCCGAGGACAATCCTATCAATGCGCTATTGCTTCGTAAATATTTGAAAACCTGGTTATTGGATGCTACTATGGTTATGAATGGCCGTGAGGCTGTGGATGCCATGAAGGAGCAAAGTTACGACCTGATCATTCTCGATACCCGGATGCCGGAAATGGATGGGTTCGAAACCGCCCGGTATGCACGCAATCAATTGCACATTAAAACACCGATCCTTTCATTGTCGGCCACAGTACTGCCGGAGGAAATCGACCAGGCGATCCAGGCCGGGATGAATGATACATTATCCAAACCTTTTGAGCCGGAAAAGCTCCATACCAAGATCGATTTTCTGCTGTCGAGAGGCGCAGCAAACATATGA
- a CDS encoding SAM-dependent methyltransferase: MWIDSILEKDQIPDFVIRTRIRQLLKQRLEDENKGGVEQQQAHLMDFIQKLKDSPIAVNTTDANEQHYEVPTEFYQYCLGKNLKYSSGYWKPGVTDIDTSETDMLEITCERADLQNGMNVLELGCGWGSLSLFMASKYPGSTFTVVSNSRTQKLHIDEQAVQRGIKNLTVLTADMNNFHVNQQFDRVVSVEMFEHMRNYELLMKKVASFLVPDGKLFIHIFTHKEYAYLFEVVDETDWMSKYFFTGGVMPSDDLMFYFNDDLVVEKHWHVSGAHYGKTSEAWLMNMDNHKTEIIPLFEQTYGKANALKWWVYWRIFFMSCAELWNYNSGNEWIVSHYLFHKTQNNA, encoded by the coding sequence ATGTGGATCGATAGTATTTTAGAAAAAGACCAGATTCCCGATTTCGTCATACGCACACGCATCAGGCAACTTTTGAAGCAGCGGCTTGAAGATGAGAACAAGGGCGGTGTAGAACAGCAGCAGGCACATTTAATGGATTTTATCCAAAAGCTCAAAGACTCGCCGATCGCAGTAAACACGACCGATGCCAATGAGCAGCATTACGAGGTACCTACCGAATTTTACCAGTATTGCCTGGGCAAAAACCTGAAATATTCCAGCGGATACTGGAAGCCTGGCGTCACCGACATCGATACCTCCGAGACTGATATGTTGGAAATTACCTGCGAAAGGGCTGATTTACAAAACGGAATGAATGTCCTGGAACTGGGCTGCGGCTGGGGATCATTGTCCCTGTTCATGGCTTCCAAATATCCGGGCAGCACCTTTACCGTGGTATCAAACTCCCGCACACAAAAGCTGCATATCGATGAGCAGGCTGTTCAGCGGGGTATTAAAAATCTGACCGTATTGACTGCTGACATGAACAATTTCCATGTAAACCAGCAGTTTGACCGGGTTGTTTCGGTGGAAATGTTTGAGCATATGCGGAATTATGAGTTGCTTATGAAAAAAGTGGCATCATTTCTGGTACCCGACGGGAAGTTGTTCATTCACATCTTTACCCATAAAGAATACGCCTATCTGTTTGAAGTAGTGGACGAAACCGACTGGATGAGCAAGTACTTCTTCACAGGCGGCGTGATGCCGAGCGACGATCTGATGTTTTACTTTAATGACGATCTGGTGGTTGAAAAGCACTGGCACGTAAGCGGGGCACATTATGGCAAGACTTCCGAAGCGTGGCTAATGAATATGGACAACCACAAAACGGAAATTATTCCATTGTTTGAGCAAACCTATGGTAAAGCCAATGCGTTGAAATGGTGGGTTTACTGGCGAATCTTTTTTATGTCGTGTGCGGAGCTTTGGAACTACAATAGCGGCAATGAATGGATTGTGAGTCATTATCTCTTTCACAAAACGCAAAACAATGCTTAG